The nucleotide sequence ACCTCCTGTGGCTTTTTGTCAGTGGCTGGGAATGCAGGAGCACTTGTGATAAATTACTCTTATTGAAACAAGTAAAAGGAAGGAAggtttccctctctctctaatGAATTCTCATTGTTTTCAATGTGCATGTGAATTAATCCTTTTTACAAGCTCTGTTTAAATTATACAATTCAAGAATCAGAAAGTGTTGCCAGGCGGTGTGGTTTAATGGATTCCTTTTGTTTACTTGGACTAGCAAGTGTCTGCCTCAGTATTTCACCAACtgaatgttttagatgttatacatatataaatgtttagatTTATACTTACATAAAGTGAACAGGATAACCTCCTTCAAAGTACCAACAATACTTTTTTTCGGCAACTGTCTGCAATAGAAGACATTTAAGTGCAAAAGCAAGATCAATTTAGCCTATTTCATCAACTATACCTATTTGTAATTCTtggatcatttaaaataaaggagCATGGAAATAAAAACCAAGAGGTATAAACATCCTTCATGTTTATCGTAGCATGTAAAAAGCTCTGTAAACTGCATTGTAAAGATACACATTGCGAATGCTCTTTGCAAATATAACATGCAAATAGGTTAAAGCTTGATGCTGTGTCCTGTACATTGAGCGTGTTACTGTAGTAATTCAAAAACAGAGCTAAAAACACTATATTTAACATTATGGCTAACTAAAGATAAACTACAAAGACCTTCTTGTCTGTGaagaacaataaacaatgttgtgttgtgtgctgGATGGAAAACTTGTGAGTACTACTGACAGCCCTACTGATAGTAAACAACTATTGGCTTTATAtagatttataatttatatataatttagatttataattaatttaaaagataatattaaaagataaaattaCACCAAAAACTTACTCAAACACACATGTCTTATTTTTGAAAACTGTAAATAGGTTGTTAGATGTTATACattaacaaacataaaactttGTATTATGAAATTCTACTCACCTcagcaattaaacaaattgtaagcaggatgcaTCCTAACTGGCGCATTCTGTATTTCAAGTCAAGATCTGATCCTTTAATCTGATATAAAAATTTACAGATCACAAGACACGAGGAAGATACTGGAGCTGTTTGTTAACGCATATTTGGGTTGTTGATCCACGTTTTCTGGGTTGGAGCATTGTTTGAGTCTTGTGTAGCGCATATGTCATTCACTTTGGACTGCGACAGATGATATCCTCCAACTTCATTGTGTATGGAGGATGAAATCACATGACTTCAGTTTACAAAGAAACACTTCTGTGGCTAAGCTATGATATTTGTTTTCTAActattatttattgaataaatgtattaattaattaatatattaaaaaaactaattaataaaacagaaattgacccatatttcaaactttttattGCTGTGATTTAATGATGATTTTGTGACAGATTGCTTATAGGAACCGTTactacaaaaatatacattagattttttaagctgttgaaaacaaaagagtaAAGGTTTGGGGGTTTTGAGCAAGCCTCCTATTGGCCGTTTCTTACTTCCGATgaacaattaaaatattaatttgatcaAATTGTCTTCAGTATTTTGTGgattcatttagtttttatagAGATGTAAAGTCATCACTCGGAGCTGAATTTCTTTGACgaaaaaacttgaaatatacgaggtattgtttcatttagttcttcatttaaccaaaataatttttaataataaagccTTGGGTATACTCTCACATGTGGCATGAAATTATACACTCAATATTTATACCACATACATTCCATTGgcatttttacaatatttgcaTAGATCAATAAATGACCATCCACATGAAAACCAAAAAAAGTCAGTGTGTCAaaagaataaattatatttagtgtACTGTTCATGATTTTATACTGATTTCCTAAGTAGGCAAACAAAATGTTACACATAAATATAAGAATACTCTTTTACAAAATTAAGCACACATGCGCCTCCCCCAATCAGACCAGGTAACaacatttcagtaaaaaaattgGGATGGAAAGATTCtaaaaagcacattaaaattatttaaatcagCCAAAAAAGATTTGGGTTTGCCAAACTACGCAAATACAAAACCCTGATCCAATATTACAAATCTGTACCTTGCTTTTCCAAGAAGGAATCTGTTCGTCTAAAAGATCAAATGTTTGATGTAACAAAGCAAAAACAACATTGTGACAAATTTAGCTTATAGGGAATCTATTCTGTATCCCAGTGTTCTAGAAATCCTTTCTTTAAATGACTACATAAATGTTTAGCTCAATATAACACAAACATTAGATTAGTTGTACATTAGTGTTTTGACACAACAGTGATTATGtagtgaaaaaaatgtaataaaaactacaaataTTTACTACAAACCGCTGATTTAAATTCTAATCTTCCAACCTCTTATGCTGTATAAAACTAACggagaaatattttaaatcaacctaaaaaatataacaacttTAAACGTAGTTCCATAAAATAATGTCTTCTAAATTAAGATCTACAAAACCCATGACCTCATCACTTTACAACAGCCTACACAAACATCCAAActactttaaatgtaaaataaaattgcacACAAATATccttaaaagaaacaatattccagaagagtGCAACCCCTGATTCTAACAAAagcaaaaccatttaaaaacacGCACCCAATGATTGTTGAGCAGTTGCGCAAACAAGATACAAGGTAAAACCTGATAATGACGCTACTGAAGAGCTGCTTCATCTTTGATTTCTCCACTTTCAGAAGACAACAGGTCAGAGGTTACAGTCTCCCCTCTGCCCTCACCAAAGCTAATCAGTGGCTCATCAGAAAAACTCTGACTGACACCATTTTCTGAGAGAAAAGATGAGGGATCGCTGGGTTGTACAGAGTATTCTTCAGGCAGGGCAGATGGGTCAAACCGAAGGGCAGCTGGGTCAATGAGCAGGGAAGAGATGTCTATAGGAGGTGCTGAGGAGTCGAGAGATGGGATTGAAGAACTCATGAAAGATGCCATGTCTGGGACGTTGGGATCGAGTGGAAGATTTGAAAAATGGGGGTGTGAGAAAGAAGGCTCAGAAGACACATCTGCAGGTGGCAGTGAAAGGTCTGCTGTAAAAGAAGTAATAGCTGTAATAGGCTCATCTTGGTCTCCACAAGGAACCTCATTGCCATGTAGCTCCTCTgcaaacacagagacatttttaatatttcatgcaCTCAGTTGGGTTAAGACAAGCTAAGAATTAGGGTTGGGCCGATAGGGCCGTGTTGTATAAAGGTGATGTGAGTCTGTGCAACCTTCATTACATATAAAAGACGCATGTCTGCGCAGCCCGCCTTATATAAAGAAGACGCGTTTCTACGTAGCCCGATTAGTATAAAGTTGCACCTCACTTTTTACTTTCTTATTGAATATAAATCCAAATAACAATATAATCAAGCCTCACTTTATAACTGTGACGCTCGCACTTTATAAAAAGATGCGTCTCTGCGGAGCTCGTGCCTAGACACGCCTCACTTTATAATGCCGCAGGGCCCAACCCAACTTTAAAACCTGTCAATTAACTAGACCTAAAATTGGCAAAGCGGTCTCACCAACACCAGATATGTCAATTTCCTCCCGGACAGTCAAAGATGTGTTTGTCATGTCAATAGAAGAAACCGATAGGTCCAAACGGTCTGCCATGTCGGATACCTCTGAATTCATCATAGCCACTTCTGATTGATCTGAGAAACCTGAAAGCAACATTGATTGATAAATTTCAATGTATTTTATGCTTATTGTATAACAGAAGGGGTTTAACAAATAACATATAGTTTGGATTCCTAAATGTACCTCCAACATTATAAAATTAGAAAGAACATGCAAATAAATAGATGGAGCATTTGATGCCTTACCAGGATCCATGACTCTCTGAATAGGTGGTGGCAGTGGGGGGTTAAGATCCAGGCCACTCACTGACTGACCAGATGCTGCCATCAGAGGCACCTGGATATGAATTTCAGTTATTTACCCAAAAACAAGTCATAATTCTAAATGTTTTGTCAACAGTTTAAGTCAGGCTCACAGGTTTTATATGTGGCAAGTTAGTTTAACTATCCCAGAGGAAAGTCAAttacacaaagacaaaacacacaaagcGAAACTACCTCTGTGAATCCACTTTGAGACAATTCTGGATCTGGAGTCCCTGCCATGGGAGAAATCTGAGAAGATACTTTCTCAGATTTTGGAATGTCATGTTGTGCCGGGATTCTATGCAAGTAGCCATAACCAATGCCACAACCAAGACTGTGGAGACGAAAACATTATACAACTCTATGTAGTTTTACAGAG is from Triplophysa dalaica isolate WHDGS20190420 chromosome 3, ASM1584641v1, whole genome shotgun sequence and encodes:
- the gorasp1a gene encoding Golgi reassembly-stacking protein 1a isoform X1, yielding MGLTQSSGAPEGGSEGYHVHGIQENSPAEKAGLEPFFDFIISIGNTRLNQENEMLKDLLKDNVEKPVKTEVYSTKTLKVRELELVPSNMWGGQGLLGASVRFCSFQGANENVWHVLDVDPNSPAALAGLIEHSDFIVGADQVLQDSEDFFSLIESHEGKPLKLLVYNVETDKCREMVVTPNGAWGGEGSLGCGIGYGYLHRIPAQHDIPKSEKVSSQISPMAGTPDPELSQSGFTEVPLMAASGQSVSGLDLNPPLPPPIQRVMDPGFSDQSEVAMMNSEVSDMADRLDLSVSSIDMTNTSLTVREEIDISGVEELHGNEVPCGDQDEPITAITSFTADLSLPPADVSSEPSFSHPHFSNLPLDPNVPDMASFMSSSIPSLDSSAPPIDISSLLIDPAALRFDPSALPEEYSVQPSDPSSFLSENGVSQSFSDEPLISFGEGRGETVTSDLLSSESGEIKDEAALQ
- the gorasp1a gene encoding Golgi reassembly-stacking protein 1a isoform X2, which produces MGLTQSSGAPEGGSEGYHVHGIQENSPAEKAGLEPFFDFIISIGNTRLNQENEMLKDLLKDNVEKPVKTEVYSTKTLKVRELELVPSNMWGGQGLLGASVRFCSFQGANENVWHVLDVDPNSPAALAGLIEHSDFIVGADQVLQDSEDFFSLIESHEGKPLKLLVYNVETDKCREMVVTPNGAWGGEGSLGCGIGYGYLHRIPAQHDIPKSEKVSSQISPMAGTPDPELSQSGFTEVPLMAASGQSVSGLDLNPPLPPPIQRVMDPGFSDQSEVAMMNSEVSDMADRLDLSVSSIDMTNTSLTVREEIDISGVADLSLPPADVSSEPSFSHPHFSNLPLDPNVPDMASFMSSSIPSLDSSAPPIDISSLLIDPAALRFDPSALPEEYSVQPSDPSSFLSENGVSQSFSDEPLISFGEGRGETVTSDLLSSESGEIKDEAALQ